A DNA window from Microcystis aeruginosa NIES-843 contains the following coding sequences:
- a CDS encoding Ig-like domain-containing protein yields MIKTLQLQPIDKLAITLIVSLTLVIGGLIWLGNSCGNQCLLQTGPRVKEFSWENREIGSEDQAFIITFDRPMDHASVEKNLVIDPPLPGKLSWAGRRLAYTLTSPIPYGEKYHLQIEGAREQFRSGNRLGQTLAIFEREFKSRDRAFAYIGTNGEEQGRLIFYNLTEEKKTLLTPANLTVMAFEFYPDGKKILFSAVAKNRGIEGIRELQLYQVDSSQSPLKIELVLDNKDYQNNHFDLAKDGETIVVQRIERRNPINFDLWAVKSGEKPQQLNIQGGEFLIAPDSKTLAVTQGEGIALLPLKFETKPLDFLPKFGRILNFSADGTAAAMVNFNTDNAKMRYIRSLFYVNNQGLQKRLLNLQGSIIDCQFNATGSDLYCLLTELVTNSQEYKEKPYFAKIDVKTGQVTPLLELADYRDIHISLSPDGLAIIFDQLRTSYDTNPTNLLTTDSGETIIGGRLWMLIPPLQDGVKASKSDLIELPLAGIRPQWMP; encoded by the coding sequence ATGATCAAGACCTTACAACTACAACCGATTGATAAATTAGCGATAACATTAATTGTATCGCTAACCTTAGTAATTGGCGGCTTAATTTGGTTAGGTAATAGCTGTGGTAATCAATGTCTTTTGCAAACCGGTCCAAGGGTCAAGGAATTTAGCTGGGAAAATCGAGAAATTGGCTCAGAAGATCAAGCATTTATTATCACTTTTGATCGCCCCATGGATCATGCTAGTGTAGAAAAAAATCTAGTTATCGATCCTCCGCTGCCGGGTAAGTTGAGTTGGGCCGGAAGACGATTAGCTTATACCCTCACTTCTCCCATTCCCTACGGAGAAAAATATCATCTGCAAATTGAAGGTGCGCGGGAACAATTTCGCAGCGGTAATCGATTAGGACAAACCCTGGCAATTTTTGAAAGAGAATTTAAAAGTCGCGATCGTGCTTTTGCCTATATTGGCACTAATGGGGAAGAACAGGGAAGATTAATTTTTTATAACTTGACGGAGGAGAAGAAAACCCTCTTAACCCCCGCAAATTTGACCGTTATGGCTTTTGAATTCTATCCTGATGGTAAAAAAATCCTCTTTTCGGCCGTGGCGAAAAATCGGGGAATAGAGGGAATTCGTGAACTGCAGCTTTACCAAGTTGATAGCAGTCAATCGCCTCTAAAAATTGAGTTAGTGCTAGACAATAAAGATTATCAAAATAATCACTTTGATTTAGCTAAAGATGGGGAAACTATTGTCGTGCAGAGAATTGAGCGCCGCAATCCGATTAACTTCGATTTATGGGCAGTTAAATCGGGGGAAAAACCCCAACAATTAAACATCCAAGGCGGAGAATTTTTGATCGCACCTGATAGTAAAACTTTGGCTGTAACCCAGGGGGAAGGAATTGCGCTTTTGCCCTTAAAATTCGAGACAAAACCCCTGGATTTTTTACCAAAATTTGGGCGAATTTTGAATTTTTCTGCCGATGGTACGGCCGCAGCAATGGTAAATTTTAATACTGATAATGCCAAAATGCGTTATATTCGATCGCTTTTTTATGTCAATAATCAAGGATTACAAAAACGCTTACTCAATCTACAAGGTTCGATTATAGATTGTCAATTTAATGCCACCGGTAGTGATTTGTATTGTTTGTTAACCGAGTTAGTTACTAACAGTCAAGAGTACAAAGAAAAACCCTATTTTGCTAAAATAGATGTGAAGACCGGTCAAGTGACTCCCCTACTGGAATTAGCTGATTATCGTGATATTCACATTAGTTTATCTCCCGATGGTTTAGCAATTATTTTTGATCAACTTCGCACCAGTTATGATACTAATCCTACTAATCTCTTGACTACCGATTCGGGAGAAACAATTATCGGTGGTCGTTTGTGGATGTTAATTCCTCCCCTACAAGATGGAGTAAAAGCCAGTAAATCTGATTTAATTGAATTACCTCTAGCGGGAATTCGTCCCCAGTGGATGCCGTAG
- a CDS encoding TIGR03943 family putative permease subunit: MNSSRLKIIAPQFIDIIALIGWGSLLFKYWITGQLNLLIHPNYFILVIITSIALFVLGIVKLWTLLKQWQKKINLDSNDNRSHITILPQHFGSGLLVITALLGLFIAPQPLSSQIALQRGISESLPLTRLQTQSFGTTVKPEEKSLIEWVRTLNAYPEPDAYTGQPVKVTGFVVQLPQLPDNYLLISRFILTCCAVDAYPVGLPVKLSGSRGQYPNDTWLEITGEMATESLPVEVGKSTTRRQLVIKAKSVKSIPTPVDPYGY; encoded by the coding sequence ATGAATTCATCACGTCTAAAAATAATCGCCCCCCAATTTATCGATATTATTGCCCTAATCGGTTGGGGTTCGTTACTATTTAAATACTGGATAACTGGACAGTTAAATTTACTGATCCATCCTAATTATTTTATCCTGGTTATCATCACCAGTATTGCTTTATTTGTTCTGGGAATAGTCAAGCTTTGGACATTATTAAAACAGTGGCAAAAAAAGATTAATTTAGATAGTAACGATAATCGATCGCATATTACCATTCTTCCCCAACATTTTGGCTCAGGTTTATTAGTAATCACTGCCCTTTTAGGCCTATTTATTGCCCCGCAGCCCCTCAGCAGTCAAATCGCATTACAGAGGGGAATTAGTGAATCTTTACCCCTAACTCGCTTGCAAACTCAATCCTTTGGCACTACCGTTAAACCAGAGGAAAAAAGTTTAATTGAATGGGTAAGAACTTTGAATGCTTACCCCGAACCTGATGCTTACACGGGACAACCGGTAAAAGTCACAGGTTTTGTGGTGCAATTGCCCCAATTACCCGATAATTATTTATTAATTAGTCGCTTTATCCTTACCTGTTGTGCCGTGGATGCTTATCCCGTGGGTTTGCCGGTGAAACTATCAGGAAGTCGCGGTCAATATCCCAATGATACTTGGTTAGAAATCACCGGAGAAATGGCCACGGAATCTTTACCCGTAGAGGTGGGAAAATCAACCACCAGAAGACAATTAGTAATTAAGGCTAAATCCGTGAAATCTATACCCACTCCTGTGGATCCCTACGGATATTAA
- a CDS encoding permease, with protein sequence MSQLQNAFTLFLSLLVEAMPFLLLGVILSSILLIFVDERRLVALMPRNAVLGAFVGGCIGFLFPVCECGNVPVARRLLVQGMPNAVAVSFLLAAPTINPIVIWSTWVAFRDQPEIVFYRVIFSLFIATVIGIIFSIQKDPRPLLQTSLAKSLNWQPQTPEKESIPLLLQSGSFLIGNSGQTLRLDESFAATAVLPAVQAIPMKRRWLTFVENVVMELRELGGVLILGSAIAAGLQVFVPREFVLNLGQDPITSILAMMLLAVIVSICSTVDSFFALSFASSFTSSSLLAFLVFGPMIDLKGIGLMLSIFKPRMLIYLFALAAQMTFLLTLAHSYLF encoded by the coding sequence ATGAGTCAACTACAAAATGCCTTTACCCTATTCCTGAGCCTGTTGGTGGAAGCGATGCCTTTCTTGCTGCTAGGGGTGATTCTCTCTAGTATTCTTTTAATATTTGTCGATGAACGTCGCCTAGTTGCCTTGATGCCTCGAAATGCTGTTTTAGGAGCATTTGTGGGGGGATGTATTGGTTTTTTGTTTCCCGTCTGTGAGTGTGGCAATGTGCCGGTGGCGCGACGTTTACTTGTGCAAGGAATGCCGAATGCAGTAGCGGTTAGTTTTCTCTTAGCAGCGCCGACAATTAACCCGATTGTTATCTGGTCCACTTGGGTAGCTTTTCGCGATCAACCGGAAATTGTTTTCTATCGAGTTATCTTTTCTTTGTTCATCGCTACGGTTATCGGTATTATCTTTAGTATCCAAAAAGATCCCCGACCGCTCCTACAAACCTCTTTGGCAAAAAGTCTCAATTGGCAACCGCAAACACCGGAAAAAGAATCTATCCCACTACTACTACAATCCGGTTCTTTTCTGATCGGTAATTCTGGGCAAACTTTGCGCTTAGATGAAAGTTTTGCCGCTACTGCTGTCCTACCAGCAGTGCAAGCTATCCCGATGAAAAGGCGCTGGTTAACTTTTGTGGAAAACGTGGTGATGGAATTACGGGAATTAGGAGGAGTGTTAATCTTAGGAAGTGCTATAGCGGCCGGTTTACAGGTGTTTGTTCCCCGGGAATTTGTTCTTAATTTGGGTCAGGATCCGATTACTTCGATCTTGGCCATGATGCTGTTAGCGGTAATTGTTTCGATTTGTTCCACGGTTGATTCTTTTTTTGCCCTCTCCTTTGCCTCTAGTTTTACCAGTAGTTCCCTGCTGGCTTTTTTAGTGTTCGGTCCAATGATTGACCTGAAAGGGATTGGTTTAATGTTGTCTATTTTTAAACCGAGAATGTTAATTTATCTCTTTGCTTTAGCAGCGCAAATGACTTTTTTACTCACCTTGGCTCACAGTTATTTATTTTAG
- the larE gene encoding ATP-dependent sacrificial sulfur transferase LarE, with the protein MDSQLLDKLGQLQNLLKTSEKALIAYSGGVDSTLVAKVAYDLLGSQALAITAVSPSLLPEELEEAIAQADYIGIRHELVETEEMNNPNYTSNPVNRCYFCKSELHDTLKPIALARGYSYVIDGVNADDLRDYRPGIQAARERGARSPLAEIGITKSEVRQLSRYLNLPWWDKPAQPCLSSRFPYGEEISLEKLQRVGRAEIYLRKLGYRQLRVRSSGDTARIELPAAAIPDFINRTNLSELVADLQKLGFIYVTLDLEGYQSGKLNRVL; encoded by the coding sequence ATGGACAGTCAATTACTTGATAAACTCGGACAATTACAAAACCTCTTAAAAACCAGCGAAAAAGCCCTGATTGCCTATTCTGGGGGCGTGGATAGTACCCTAGTGGCAAAAGTGGCTTATGATCTGCTAGGGAGTCAAGCATTGGCAATTACGGCGGTTTCCCCTTCCCTACTGCCGGAAGAATTAGAAGAAGCGATCGCTCAGGCCGATTATATCGGTATTCGGCACGAATTGGTGGAAACCGAGGAAATGAATAACCCCAATTACACCAGTAATCCCGTTAATCGCTGTTATTTCTGCAAAAGTGAGCTACACGACACCCTTAAACCCATCGCCCTCGCTCGTGGTTATTCCTACGTCATCGATGGCGTTAATGCTGATGATTTAAGGGATTATCGTCCCGGAATTCAAGCCGCTAGGGAGCGCGGCGCTCGTTCACCTTTGGCGGAAATTGGTATCACAAAAAGCGAAGTTCGTCAACTATCTCGTTACTTAAATTTACCTTGGTGGGATAAACCGGCGCAACCCTGTTTAAGTTCCCGTTTTCCCTACGGGGAGGAAATTAGCCTGGAGAAATTGCAAAGAGTCGGACGGGCGGAGATTTATCTGCGAAAATTAGGTTATCGTCAATTACGGGTGCGATCGAGCGGCGATACGGCACGGATTGAATTACCAGCAGCAGCAATTCCCGACTTTATTAATCGGACAAATTTAAGCGAATTAGTCGCTGATCTGCAAAAATTAGGCTTTATCTATGTCACCCTCGATCTAGAAGGTTATCAAAGCGGCAAGCTTAATCGAGTCCTCTAA
- a CDS encoding DUF433 domain-containing protein has translation MTTNLTDYKHIAIDHRGVPIIAGSTLKVIDLVMAQIAYGWTPAEIHINNRDLSMSQIHSALAYYWEHREELYQAIQADLEFAQKMREKAGYSPFVTRLKAQGIR, from the coding sequence ATGACAACAAATCTCACAGACTATAAACATATTGCAATTGATCATCGGGGAGTACCAATAATTGCGGGTTCTACCCTAAAAGTGATTGATCTAGTTATGGCACAAATAGCTTACGGTTGGACTCCAGCAGAAATTCACATTAACAATCGTGATTTAAGTATGAGTCAAATTCACTCAGCATTAGCTTACTATTGGGAACATAGAGAGGAATTATATCAAGCTATCCAAGCTGATTTAGAATTTGCCCAAAAAATGCGAGAAAAAGCCGGATATTCTCCCTTTGTTACCCGACTTAAAGCACAGGGAATAAGGTAA
- a CDS encoding type II toxin-antitoxin system RelE family toxin, giving the protein MSYSVTFEPESITDLDLISDFIRLRILNKLRVGDYRVIYEFDRESRIIIIVRVGHRSEVYD; this is encoded by the coding sequence ATGAGCTATTCTGTTACTTTTGAACCGGAGTCGATAACTGATTTAGATTTGATCAGCGATTTTATCAGACTGAGGATTCTTAATAAATTAAGAGTAGGAGATTATCGGGTTATTTATGAATTTGATCGAGAGAGTAGGATAATTATTATTGTTAGAGTAGGTCATAGAAGTGAAGTTTATGACTAA
- a CDS encoding XisI protein, with protein MDRLEKYRNAIKKVLTEYHEWVSGSANLDQESCLVFDEIHDQYFWLFMGWEGKKKIRNIQVHIRIKNEKIYIEEDWTEEGIATELLREGISKEDIVLAFYDLETRKLTGFAVS; from the coding sequence ATGGATAGACTAGAAAAATATCGCAATGCCATTAAAAAAGTATTAACAGAATATCACGAATGGGTTTCTGGTTCTGCTAATTTAGATCAAGAAAGTTGTCTGGTTTTTGATGAGATACATGATCAGTATTTTTGGCTTTTTATGGGTTGGGAAGGCAAGAAAAAAATCAGGAATATTCAAGTCCATATTAGGATTAAAAATGAGAAGATTTATATTGAGGAGGATTGGACTGAGGAAGGTATCGCTACGGAATTATTAAGGGAGGGTATTTCTAAAGAAGATATAGTTTTAGCTTTTTACGATCTGGAAACTCGTAAGTTAACAGGGTTTGCTGTGAGTTAA